A segment of the Eleutherodactylus coqui strain aEleCoq1 chromosome 6, aEleCoq1.hap1, whole genome shotgun sequence genome:
CTTGCCAGAGGAAAACACATTATGACTTCAACTGAGATATAATTTGCTAAGGATTTTTTACCTAATTACAAAAAACAATCAGAAGTTCCTCCAACAACAATCAGTGAAGAACCATGTGTTACAGTATTCGATGTGGTAGGTGGACTGACATCATAATCAATGTCTGTCCTTTCATTAAAAACTTTCTCCAGCATGGTTGGTATGGACTTCaaaaaatttttcaaaatttttttctgaaaatcttgggaaaataaaatgtaaagaatGGGGTTGACACAACTACTGAAGTAAGCCAGGCAGACAGATATTTCTGTAATTATCATATCTATTTGCCAGTATTCAGAACTGACTTTTACTAAAGGCCATGTGTTATATGGAAACCAGCATATAAAGAAACTCACAATGACAGTGGTGATGACTTTAAAAGGCCGTCGAGacttcttgttttttttcatttttctcaacTTGAAAAAAAGTAATATATATGATAGGAGAATAATAGCAAATGGGAAAGCAAACATGCAGATATTTTTGGTGATAAACATCGCATTTCTCTTCCCAATTGTGTGAATTTCTTGAAAGCTATCATATTTTGGAATGcactcagtgacatcatcaaaagcATGATTAAATACCATATAAGGGACACTTAGAAGAAGACTTAACATCCAAGTAAGTAAAGCAATAATGGTGGCCAACCAACGAGTTCTGTGATGTCTGGTccatattgggcaaaaaattgaGACACATCGATCAATGCTGATGACTGTCATAAAATACACACTACATAACATATTTATGAATAAAATAGTAATACCAGCTTTACATAAGAAATGATCATAAAGTATGTGCCAATACAAAGCCCACTCTGAAATACGCAAAGGAAGAGATATGCATGTAATGAAATCAGCGATGGCAAGGTTGAGGAACCATATAGCATTGACAGTCTTCATCCTGAAGCCAGCGATCCAGATGACCAAACCATTTCCGATAACCCCCAAAACTAAAGTGACGCTGTACCATACAATGCACAATCTTTGTATGTGATTTTGTACGATGAAGAAACTCCTGCAAAATAGGTTATATAAATATAATAGAATTAAAAGTAATAAGTATAATATTACCAAACAGCTAATATATTATTACTTCTGAAAATATACTGTAGTCATGTCTCTGTAGGTGCTTGtaatgaaaaaggtttggtaccgtgttagccagtagagaaaaatgtgatgGTTCTCAGCAAGattaaccaagtaatcttgtagatatgataccttttgatggctaacaaaaatacatgatgttacagcaacctttcgaacctctcaggatttGGATATAGCATTCGGAAATCTGAGAAATATTTCCCATTTTGATTACTTCAAGAAGATTTATTTTAATTATGCTACATAATAAGAATATTACCCAGAATCATCTGTCTCATATTCTTGACTGTGATTCAGCGTTATATTGGCTTTTTCCATATTGTCCGGGTCAATAACTATACTTTATATATAGGAAACCTAAAATGAATTCAAAAAGTTTAATGTTAGCTATACAGGTCATGCTGGGAGTCATATGCTTTATGAGTTTTAGAGATTTTTTATTGTAATGACATAACACACATTAGCAGAGGAGTTTCAGTGCAGGTGTTCCACTTAACATTTTTAGAAGAGTCTCTCTTATTTGAAATAGCATATATAAGGAATCTTGATTTGAAATTGATGGATCTGTAGTATAAACATTATCCTCTTCACATGTAAAAATAGCTAAGGTGGCTGTCTGGTGCAAAACCCCTATTTGCAAATACCCTATTAGGAAATTCTTGAGTTgatagagagagagggaaaaCCTCAATTCAGGACCTCATCTATTAGCAAAAGTAGATAACGTTTATGGAAAGCATTTCCCCCCTCACTCTCTAGAGGACCTGTCACATCAGTGCATTAGATGGCAGCTCATTGATTTCAGAAGGCACTGTGTATTacctcatttctcctgtggtggcgctgcaggggaaaTGAACACTGTTTGCTGAGTCCCAAAAATAGGATACCTTGTTACCAAAGTGGACAAATCAATGAACTTTAAAATAAAGCAGTCATAGTGATTTACACTGTTTTATAAGACCGATTTGTGTTTTAGAGGGGTGGTCCTCTCAAAGAAGACCGCCAGTATGCATAGCTCAATATATCATGGAACTGGAAATCTTTGACAGAAAATCTGATTCAGATAAAGAGGTGGTTTTCTCAAAGAGAAGTGTAGAGGTATGAGAAAGGATATCTCTGCAAAACACAATACACAAGAAAATACACAAGATTCCTGACATTTATAACCCAGCAACACATTTTGGACCATgtccaataataataatagtgttaCTCTGCCTCCGTCTGAATCAACTTGGGattgttaaagcaaccctctggttttgggataaaattctgtcctgactcaggagagggagggggttatATTACCTGAGGCTGTTCTACCCTGTCGTTCCTTCAATCTGCTAGTATCAAGCCTGTATCTGATAAGTATGTTTAACATGCACGAGAATTCTAGTGGTGAAAAGTCTCAATTTTGGTGCaagtgccaaaattgtgacttctCTGACATTTACACTGTGCCTAGCCACGTTTTTAGGGTTTGGCATTAGAGGGCCATGGCCGTGTGTCACCTGtcatatttactataatttatgccagaaactgcagTAGATTGCAGCAAAACATTGTCTCCAGCTCCTAGCTGTTGTAGGTTTTCATGTGACGCACAGAGCTGCCGCCACATgaaacaaatatattaagaggcttacagctcttaatacatttgttgcccaTAGCCAGATGTAGGCTTCACTTAGACAGGTGTGTGTAACATCGATTTAAGGAAATAAGTCTCATTGTCCATAACTCTAGTGAATTCAgttcatggtgcccaggatgtgagcactggtATGGCctccaattggctgcagcagtcacctgacttcctgcaGTGGAGTATATGGATGGGCAGCAGGAGCCAGTTAGTTGTGCCCTGGGGGTataaagacaggtgagtatatgttaattttttattttaactcatgcCCAGCCCTCGCGAATTTTAATAGTTAAACTACACAATTCTTTTCAGTAGAAATTCTAACACTGAAGTCCATTTAAATTAGAAGAAGCTTAGTATCTTACCTGATCTATTTGAAGAAATGATCTTGTAGAACCGTATTCGTCTCCTCTACAGCTGGTGTTAAAATGTCACAGAATTACTGAGAATGGTGTATGTAGAATCTTCTGTTTTGCAGTTCTAAGTCTCTCATGGGAACGTATCCTTGAGGCGGTACATCATTATCTGTTTTGGCATGACTTATTAAGTGATTAGATGTTCAGATATTGAAACGGCTGAAACCCTCAAGTCTGTTGAAATAACTACAGGAATTAAAGGGAATGAACACAAATTGAAATAAATACGAACATATAGTGATGTGGTTCTGTCCATATTCAGTCAAAATATCTGATCTGTCAATCAACATTCATTGCTGACAGAGGTGCATGAAAATATCTCGTCCACAGTGCCTGACCATGGTGGTCAATCACTGCAtgtgtagtagcccagagttagGGGCCCCTCCATCACTTTAGAGAGTATGTTATATGTATGTCTTGTGCACTGTCTTGAATGTAGAATgagtcagatttatgtgtattggaagtttgcaggcatgaatgggttaaagTCTGGTCATGTCTGAggttgtctgaaaaatgtatcattttgtcctGCCTGTAGTATAAAAGTGTGGTCATGTGATAGTTAGTGTGAAGTGAAGGGAAAAGTCAGTCGGTAGAGTTTGTGTTGGAGAGAAGAGTGATGTGGTTCTGTTCATAGTCAGTTAAGCTATCTGATCTATCAATCAACACTCACTACTTACAGAGGTGCATGAAGATATCTCATCCGCAGTGCCTGACCATGGTGGTCAATTACTGCAGGCCATGTTGATATCACTATGGATAGTACAAATATTATGGAACAGCACTCGATACTATGgataatatatatatgaaatgttaTTAATTTCTTAAGGACGCGGCTTAGTTTGCTAATTAATGAGGCAGTGATTTTTAGGactttttcatctccactttttaaaagccataactttcttattcccttgccatataagggcttgtttgttgtttggcaaactgtagtttcttTGATATCATAATAAGAATAATCACATACTGGTGCAGTGGcaaggtcaggcttttataatgagcccaaCCAGGAGCAGAGGCGAGGTCAGGACCAGGGGGCAGGAACTAGATAACCGGAATCAGGGAACAATGGAAAGAGTCATGCAGtggaactgtccacaggctggatggctcagtagtgcCATGAGGTCCCCCTTTCAATTCCTGAcaggaactcatgaaagaccagtgtttccaagattcagtggacaactttgaggcatgtgtgtggtggttgttttgtatggttgtaaagcatttccttgggaactataacTGTGGCCGAAAAATACGGTGAACTTCTGGAGAATATGTTCACTTCTGTTTCTGAACACTTGGGTGTAACACGAGCATCAAATTGCATGTTCTGCAGGGTCATTTTGGATCAAATTACATATTgccttggtgatgtaagtgatgaacagggtgaaTGATTACACCAGGAAATGAGGACCATAGAAGAACAGTATTGCTGAAAAACCTAGAGCGAATGTCCAGAAACATCTAATTGCAGGAAATCATAGAAATGTAGTTTCAGCGATGTGTTTCAATGAAGAAACATTTTTGCTTTGTTTGTGTTCTAGGATTTATCTTACCTTCAACTTGTGGTTTGCAGTCATAACAGATACCAtacaatatgtgtatatatatgtgtgtgtatatatatatatatatatatatatatatatatatatatatacagagagagagagattggtaCAGCTTCCTTCTTAGAGAATAGCTAGCATATAAATGGTTAACTTGTCCTTGGTATGCACTGGTATGTATTAGATGCTGGCACATACTCCCACATATCCATCTTTGGCTTTGAAATGTCCTGAGATAGCGGGGTCTGACCCCCTCCATTCAGGGAGGAGCTTTTAGAACAATGAACACAGAATAAGCCTATTCTTCCTCTTGAGTTTCATTTCCTAGGAATCACCtgtttagtagtaacacacaccttaaggcgttaacatatgttaaaccattagcacctagagCTAATCATGAGTTCTTGTGATTACAGGGGAGCATGTATTTCTGATCCTGCGTAATCTAGAGTATATTTGTATGTGTTGATGTTAATAAAGACAGAAGAGCTTTATTGTCATATGATACTAGCTGGTGTCATGTGTCAGggatttgtgtacacaacttctcaAGTGTAATTTGGAGCAGGCAATGAAGCAATGTATGGAGTTCCGTTGAAGCTCCGACAACAACACTTACCCAAATTGTATGGGAGCCAACCAGAGGGAGGGCTATTGtgaacttattattaactaacaaactggacagaatcacgggggtgcagattgagggacacttggaaaatagtgaccacaatataattaatttccagctgtcattcaataggaagccttatcagggagtgacaaaaaactaaactttagcaaagcaaaatttgatcagctcagaactactatcggcaacattaattgggatagcgtcctcaaaaataatagtacaagCGACAAATGgaggaagtttaaaaacatcctaattacctcatgggagcagttcataccttttaaaaataaaagaactacaaataaaaaaaaaccaacgcGGCTCAATAAGACTGCAAGGGGGggcaataagtaaaaaaaaggaagcatttaaattattaaaacaagaaggaagtgaagaagcgctaaaatatACATGAAAAAAACATATAAGGAAAGGATAAAAAAGCaaaagaggaggcagagggaCTTATTGCCAAAAAGAGCGAAAATAACCCTAAGCTATTTTTCAGTTATATAAGCGataaaaaggatttgcactgagagcactgcccctttaacaaataattaaggagaaatgatagaaGATGATGGTGGAAGGGgaatctattaaatatttttttttctctggtgtATTCACGAAGAAAAAAGAATTGTCACATGGGATGCAAGGGCACAAAACGACACCCCCACTCCCCCTCAAAATATCACCTGCATAACTCAGGTGGAAGTTCATAACCggttaaaaaagaaataaaattgaCAAATCGCTGGGCTCTGAAGgagtacacccaagggttctaaaggAACTATAACTCCTAtcccgctgctgggcaattctTCACCAGCGGGGAGCAGTATGGGACTCTTTCCACCTCTCtctccaagggatttccctatagcgggtAAAGAgtgggggtggggttacagggctttcccgaGAGCGTGGAAAAAGAGGGTGGGGCTATAAGGATCCGCTATCTAGCAATGCCCTTCTAGCCCTGCCCCTTCTATATTTGCCatggggaatctctgtgagaagTCGTATAGACCCACCAACTCTCTCTGTggtatggggatatccctcaggtgtccccagagcagggagagagagaacagcACTTTGGAATAataccccatagcagggagagagagtggagctatgggggattaacccatagccccactctgtctCACTCTTCTATGGGTTAATTTCCCATAGctccgcgctctctctctctgttatggggaaatcccaaagccctgtggggcttcttctctctctctcatcctggTGTGGCAGCACTTTTTAAAGCGCCGGTGCTCcagtgaatggacgattttcatgcacatgaagctCTGGTCTTCTGCGCATTAAACATTGCCCGTTCAAGTGATTGTTACTCATGTGAGCGGCATTTTTTTTGCTCGCCTATTTATGCGCAAAAAACCCGCTCGTCTGACCGACGTTAGTAAGGAAAGCAGAAGACAAGTAAATCTGCATCATGGTATCAAAATAATAATACAGGCAGGATGGAAATTATTTGCATAGACATCttataaaaagaaaacataacttAAGAGGGGAACAGGTATTGTACCATTTAGCAAATAAACAAAAATTTGGCCTCATAAGTTCAATGTAATTTAAAATTTAACCAGCAACAACAACAAGGAACACAAACAGACAAAGTCAGGTgaacactagagttgagcgaatgtacactgccaagcttaatgctcgttcgagtattagcgtactcgatggtgctcattactcgaacgagcatcaagtcgtgtttgaccccgcccctgtttttggctcctccctgctgtgacatgctTGTTTTGCCCCTGCCCCTTCCCCCGCAATGcagtgcgcgtcattggcaaattttttgtctggtaggggagagagagagagagagaacacgaaccaagggaaaaaaaatctcgggacccggcatcccacatacaaaaatgctcgaatctcccattgtagtcaatggggttcgttactcgagtagagctctcgaattttaggaaaagcttgactcgaataacgcggtcccgagcatttgggtgcttgctcatctctagtgatcacataCCAGTCGCACAACAACAGCAGAACCATGAGAAGAATAAAGGGAGACTGAGAAAGAGAGACTTATATAAGTCATTAGCCATGTCCCCACTGTCCTTATATCTATCCAATAGCCCCAAGTGTGATAGAATGCATCAATCTTGTAATTATCAGCCATTATACTCTTCATGCATTGCAAGTAATTGACTTCTGATATCCATTCAGGGACAGATAGAACAGTGGGGGATTTCCAATATCTCAGAATGACTGTCCTTACTGCTGAAAGAAAATGTCACAGAAGCCTTTTCTTAATGCTAGAAAACAAGCTTGGAATGCTTCTTAAGGGCTCCCACTcacctgcgtttttttaacactgcgataacgcagcgttttttaaaagtgaatgttaatgggactttctaatgttaaaaatgcatcgcacaaaaatctcaaAGCACAAACTTACATAATtacaaaatacataaaaaagtcCATGTCACACCTGCCCTGGGATATGGGAAAGGACACAAGAATCACAGATTCATTGCCTGCTGCTTTCTGCTCCCCCCTCCTACTTTGCTCTGTATGCACTGGAAAGAGACAGCTCTATattcagtattcccaaccccATTCCAAATGGCTGCAGTCTCGGTTCCATTGGTAATTTTGAcagaattaggccttagtcacacgggcgttttttcgcgcgatttgcgcatcgcatgacggatgcgcatgcgcaaatcgcgtgaccgtcgccgaaaaatcggcccacaaatcgcccgaaaatctgctgctagccacg
Coding sequences within it:
- the LOC136633624 gene encoding formyl peptide receptor-related sequence 4-like; its protein translation is MTLQNMQFDARVTPKCSETEVNIFSRSSPSFFIVQNHIQRLCIVWYSVTLVLGVIGNGLVIWIAGFRMKTVNAIWFLNLAIADFITCISLPLRISEWALYWHILYDHFLCKAGITILFINMLCSVYFMTVISIDRCVSIFCPIWTRHHRTRWLATIIALLTWMLSLLLSVPYMVFNHAFDDVTECIPKYDSFQEIHTIGKRNAMFITKNICMFAFPFAIILLSYILLFFKLRKMKKNKKSRRPFKVITTVIVSFFICWFPYNTWPLVKVSSEYWQIDMIITEISVCLAYFSSCVNPILYILFSQDFQKKILKNFLKSIPTMLEKVFNERTDIDYDVSPPTTSNTVTHGSSLIVVGGTSDCFL